The genomic segment TAACCTAGCCGATTACCACGTGCCTAGTATGGCTGATACGCCCGATCTGCTGGTGGAGTGGCTCAACATCCCCGACCCGCACATCAGCGAGCTGGGGGCGCGTGGCATTGGCGAAATTGGCTGCGTCGGCACTGCGGCGGCTATCACCAATGCAGTGTTCCACGCCACCGGTCAGCGCCTGCGCTCCCTGCCTCTTACCCCCGATAAGTTACTGCGTACCTGAAGCCGGACTCTACATCTGCTCCTGCTGGCTAAGTCCGCCGGATAAGGTGGTTTACAACAAATCAGACAGAGAGGGCTGTGGTTTGCCGCTGGTTTTCGAGCGGATAAAACCCCAGTCGTTGGGGCTGACTAGTCAGCCTCAACGCCTGGGGTTAGAGATAGAAGCGACTAAGCCCGTGCTTTTCACTACCGCACGAGTGCGGCTGGCAGCTCCTTCTGAATAGCTCGTGTCTCTGGTAGTTAATGCCCTCCTATTTCTTCGATTCCAATGACTTGGCTTCGCGCCAGCTAAACTCGGGTTCATAGCCTAACACGCGGCGCGCTTTCTCAATGGAGAGCAGCGTTTCGTGCCCTGCTACTTCTTTCTTGAGGGGCACAGTGGGGAAGGTAGTGGCCATGAGCTCGGCCGAGGGTGTCGTCATCACCGTATCGGCGTTGGCGATGATAAAGGCGTGCATTCCTGTGGCCTGCCATTCAATAGCTTTGCGGATAGCTTGCGCGCCGTCCCGGGCGTCAATGTAAGACCACATGTTCCACTTGCGCTCTTCGGGGTCATCGTTGTAAGCCGGAAACCTAGCGTAGTCGGCCGGTTCCATCACGTTCGAGAAGCGCAGGCCAACCAGTTTGAGGGCAGGCGTCTGGTAACAAAACTGGCGAGCCATATCTTCCATGAGCACTTTGGCCAAGGCATAGGCACTTTTGGCCCGCAAGGGGTAGTCTTCATCTACAGGCGCGTAGGGAGCCGCTCCGTCGAAAGGCTCGCCTAGCGTGGTTTCGCTGGACGCCCAAATCACCTGGTTGATGCCCAAGCGCCGGGCTGCCTCAAAAATGTTGTAGGTGCCCATGATGTTGTTCTGAAACAAATGGGCGTCGGGATACTGCCGTGGGGTCGGGAAGGCCGCCAGGTGCACAATGGCGGTGAAGGCCTGCGGGGCCACGCCCGCGTAAATCTCCTGCCCCACCGAGGAAAGCGCATCCAGCGTCTGTCCGAAGTCGGCCAAGTCGGCGATGATGCCCGGCACACCTTTTACGGGCACCGTGTCCACCACAAACACGTCGTAGCCATGAGCCAATAAGTCGGCCACGCAGACCTTGCCCAGTTTGCCCGCTCCACCCGTAACCAAAATGCGGGGGCGCGAGGGTTGTTGTTGCTTGTTCATCAGTTAAAGGCAGCCACCTGTTACGTACTGGCCGGCACGCGCCGGCCCGCTGGCCATGGGCGTATACGGGAGCTAGCGCGCCACGATGACGCGGCGCACCAGCAGAGTGCCAAGCCAGGTGGCACAACCGACGTGAGTTCGGGCCTTATGGCACTCGAACAGCCAGTTGCTGCCGTTTCTACTACCCCTGCGCAGTGGGCCGCACAACTAGCTCGCCCACATCCACGTTGGCGGGCTGCTCTATGGCAAAGGCTATGGCACGGGCAATGGCTGCGGGCGGAATAGCTAGTTCCTCCATCTTGTCTTGAATTTGGGTCTGGACCGCAGCATCGGATATTGAACTGGCCAAGTTGGTTTGCACGAAGCCCGGCGAAACGCCCGTAACACGCAGGTGGGGCCCAGCTTCCTGGCGCAGAGCCTCAGTAATAGCGCGCACGGCATTTTTGGTGCCTGCATACACGCCCATGGTGGGGGTAATAACAAGGCCCGACGTGGACAGCACATGCACGAAATGCCCCGCTTCCTGCTGGCGGAAAACCGGCAGCGCCGCCGCAATGCCATACAGCACACCTTTCAAGTTGACGTCAATCATGGCTTCCCAATCGTCTACCCGCAACTCATCGAGCCGTGAAATGGGGCTGATGCCTGCGTTGCTGACGAGTACGTCCAGCCGGCCGTATTGTGTGAGAGCCAACTGCACGAGCTGCGCTACGTCCTCGCGCTGCCGCACATCAGTAACGAGGTAGCTGGCTTGCCCACCCGCGGCCGTAATACGCTCGGTTAGTGCTGCCAAAGGCTCGGGGCGACGGGCCCCCAGCACGACGGTGGCCCCGCGCTCGGCCAGTAACAACGCCGTGGCTTCTCCAATGCCACTGCTGGCTCCCGTGATGGCAACGACCTTGCCCGCTATTCCATTTTCCATGCGTTTGAATGGCTTAGATGAGCCAACAAAGGTCGCGGCCAGCAACACTCACCAGCTATGCGAATCAATCCAAAAGCTATGAAAGCACGACAGGCTGCCGGCGATACTGACTGGGCGACTGTCCTGTATGCCGTTTGAAGAAATTGTGGAAGTTGGTAGTATAGTCGAACCCTAAGCAATAGCTTATTTCGGCTAGGCTCCAGTTGCTGTGGCGTAGCAGCGCCCGGGCCTCCACCAACAGCTTGCTGGCAATATGTGCGGTGGTGGTCTTGCCTGTTGTTTCCTTTAGCGCTTTGTTGAGGTGATTGGGGTGCACAGCCAGTTGCCGGGCAAACTCGTTGGCGTTGCGCAGCAAAAGCGGCTGCGCGGGCGACGAGCGAGGAAACTGCCGATCAAGCAAATCCAGAAACAGCCTACTAAGACGAACCGCGGCCGTACCCGGCCGCTCATTGACTTCAATTGGGGCGAGTTGCAACGCCTCATGCAGCAGCACCTGCACGTAGGCACGGGCCAAGTCATGCTTGTGTGGGTAAGTTGAGTGCAGCGTAGTCAAGAGGTGCTCAAAGGTTTGGCGGAGCCGGCCTACTACCTCCGGTGGGGGAAACAGCACCGGATTCGCTCCCACCCGAAACAAGGGCGAGCTTGCCACGCCAGCGGTTTTTAGCGGCTAGGTTACAAATTCCTCGGTGAACAAGCAGGCGAAGCCGGTTTCGCGGCCCGCGGTGCGCGCCCACGAATGGGGTAGCAGCGGATTAACAAACACCAAGGCATCGGTCTGCACGAGCACGCGTTGGTCGGCGTAGGAGAGCAGGCCTTGCGCATCGCACAACAGCTTGATTTTGTAGAAGTCCCGGCGGATGTGCGGGAAGAAGCTGGGCACGTCCGGGCCGTCGATGCGGTAGGCGGCTACTTGCTGATTGGCCGGCTGGCCGTGGCCGTAGCGGCGGTAATAGTCGCTGATGGTTTCGTAGGTAGGCATCAGCGTAAAGTTATGCGAATCACATCAGGCACCTACCTGTACCTAGCCACTCACGCCTAGTCCAACCGAAGGCAATAGCGCTTTACCTTGACAGCCGAGCCTTGTAGCACCGCGCCAAATGTCCCTGGTTGATTCACTGAAAGGAAACACAGTTTGTTCGGTATCCGGCGCACTGAGTTTGCCGGATACCGAACGACTCGTTAGTTGATTAGCAGCTGAACGGGGGGGCTTTTGCGGCCGTTGGGCGCCACGGTTACAGCCCGCACGGTGATTTGTCGGTTCTGGGGCACCGTAAATGGCTTGGTGTAGAGGTCGGTGGTTTCGTCGGGCATTTTGCCGTCCAAGGTGTAGCGAATCTGCGACCCTGGCACTAGGGTGCGAAGCGTCAGCACGGCTTTGTTGCCTTGCTTCACCACGGTGGCGCTGTCGAGGCCAAGCGGCTCAGGCACCCGGTAGTTGATTTTCTTGGCATCTAAGCGGGCAAACTGCTGGCCCATGCGGGGCAAGAAGGCCTCGTAGCTTTTGAGGGCGGCGGGCGTCCAGGCTACTTCGGCGGCGGCCAAGAAGCGTGGAAACAGCATGTATTCTGCTTTTTCCGGAGTCGTGATGTACTCGGTCCACATATTGGCCCCTACGCCCATAATATGCTTTTGCTGCTCGGGCGTAAGCTCTTTGGGCAAGGGGTTATAGGAATACACTTTCGCCAAGGGCAAGTAGCCGCCAATCATGAGCGGTTCGTAGGGGCTGTGCGGCTGCGGATTCTGGCCGTAGTCTAGGTAGAGGTTGGTGGTAGGCGTCATCACTACGTCGTGGCCATGCTGGGCTGCTTCAATGCCGCCTTTTTCACCGCGCCAACTCATTACCGCAGCGCTTGGTGCAATACCGCCCTCCAGTATTTCGTCCCAGCCAATGAGCTTTTTGCCCTTGCTCTGCAAGAATTTCTCGATGCGGCGGTTAAACCAACCTTGCACCTTCTCCACATCGGTGAAGCCTTCGCGCTTCATAATTTCTTGCACCGCGGCGCTTTCCTTCCAACGCGCTTTCGGGGCCTCGTCGCCGCCAATGTGGATGTACTTACCCGGGAACAAGGCGCTTACCTCGGTCAGCACGTCTTCGAAGAAGCGAAAAGTAGGCTCGGTGGGGCAGACAATGTCCTCGTTGACGCCCCACTTAGTCCAGGTTTGGTAGGGGCCGGGCTTGCAAGCCAGTTCAGGGTAAGCCGCCAGAATGGCCACTGAGTGGCCCGGCATTTCTATTTCCGGCACAATGGTGACGTAGCGCTTCTGAGCATACGCTATTACATCCTTGATTTGCTCCTGGGTATAGAAGCCACCGTAAGGCGTGCCGTCGTATTTGAAATCGGCGGGCGTTTTCATCTGTTGTTGCGCGCCAAGCAGGGTTTCCGAGCGGAAGGCACTGATTTCGGTGAGCTTCGGGTACTTCTTGATTTCGATGCGCCACCCTTGGTCGTCGGTCAGGTGCCAATGAAACGTGTTCATCTTATAGGCGGCCAGAAAGTCGATGTACTTCTTGACAAACGACACGGGAAAGAAATGACGGCACACGTCGAGCATCCCCCCGCGCCACTGAAAAGCGGGCTGGTCAGAAATGCGGACGTAAGGCACCTTGGCCGTAGCGGCGGCGCGGGGCGGCAATAGTTGCAGCAAGGTCTGGGTGCCGTAGAACAGCCCTGGTCCGCCCGCCGCCGTAATCTTGATGCCGGCTTTATCAACCACCAATTGGTAGGCTTCGGGGCTGGTGGCGGCGGCAGTAGCCAGCACAATCTGGGCCGCTTGGCGGTTGGTGGTGAGCGTAACGGTTTTGCCGAGCGAAGTGAGCATGCCCTGCAGTAGCGTAGCCACATTACGTTCGGCTGGGCTAGCAGCGTACACGCTTATTTTTTGGGGCAGTGCGTAGGTGGCGGCGTAAGCTTTGACTTCCCGCGGCAGGGGCACTAACCCGAGGCTTTGCGCCGGTATTTCTGTTGATTGAGCTAGTGCTACTTGACTGGCTAACAGCCCTGTGGCTAGCAGCCCGCACACTCGGGCTTTCAATGTAAGAGTAAACAGCATGCAGAGCTTAACTTGAAATGAAGTGGGCAGCAGAAAGAACAGCGGGAAGGTGCCAGACCGCGCAGCCGCAGCAATAGGCCACGATGTTTCCTTCCCCGGACTGTAAAGTAAAAGAAGCTTGCACTACCTCGCAGTGAAGCTTCTTTTACGTGCAATCTATAAGAGGTCAGCTTATTTGTCCCACCATACGCGGCCGGTCAGGTTGTCGCCGCCGGTTACTGCGGCGCTGGCGGTTCGGTAGTTGTTGGGGTTGGATGTTATTTCAGCCGTTGGGTAAGGCAAACGGCGCGGAATCTGGCCACTGGTAGCACTGTTGGGATACACCACCGGCGTAAGCTCTGGAAAGCCCGTGCGGCGCCAGTTCGACCACGATTCGTAGAAGTCGAGCATGGTGTTGGTGTGCGCCCAGTACTGCGTATTGATTAGTCGTAGGCCATTGCTGGCGCTGTAGGGGTGCGCAGTCAGGTAGGCAGCCGCTTCCGAAGCCGGGATGTCCATAGTGGCGTCGTACTGATTTAAGTACGTTATGGCGGCTGTTACGCCGGCGTTGTAGTGCTGCTGCGCGCTACCCAGGCCCCAGCGCTGTGCAGCTTCGGCCAGCAGCAATTCCGATTCGGCGTACGTCAACACAAACGTAGGACCGTTCCGCTTGATCATGCCCGGGTTCGGCGACGAATAGTCGGGAATCGAGGTGTAGTCTGGGGCCGTTGATACGTCGTACGCGGCCCGGCCGCTCAAGTCCCGGCCGTTGGGCAAACCCTTCTGCGCCGCTACGGTCGAGATGGGTGTTTGGCTCGGGGTTTTGGTGGCGTCGCTGGTATAGAGCCGCGTCACGGCGATTTTGGCGAGGCGCGGGTCGTTGTTGGTTTTCAGGTAGTCAATAAAGGTCTTCGACCATTTCACGTAGTAGTGCTCCTGCCCGCCGTCGCCGAGCAGCACTTGGCTGTTGCGGTTCTGGGTGGTGCGGCCGCCCACCACATCGTGTAGCACAATGGCGTTGTCGGCGTTGCTTTGCATGGTTTTGCCTTGCACCTGAGTGGCGTACTGCTTGGCAGTGGCCTCATTAACCTTGGTTAGGCGCATGGCCATGCGCAACAGCAAGGTGTTGCCGAAGCGCTGCCACTGCTCGATGTTGCCTTTATAAAACACGTCGTTGGCCGTGATGTCGGCCGTCGGATCAAGGGCGGCGGTGGCCTCACTCACTTCCTTCAGCAAGTCGGCGTAGATGTCTTCCTGCTTGTCGTACTTAGGCGTGATGATGCCGGTGTAGTAGCCCTGGCCGGCCTCTACGTACGGTACGTCACCGTAGATGTCAGTGATGCGCTCCATAATCAGGGCCCGCATGATGCGCGAAATCTGGTGCAGGTTTTTGTACTGCGGCTTGTTGCGGGTTTGCTCTACCAAGTCCGTGACGGACTTCACTTGCTCGCTGTAGCTTTTCTCCCAGTAGGCGGCCGTGTAACCTTCGTTGAGCAGGTACTTGTCGCCGGCCCAGTAGCCGATGACGGTGGCCATGCCCTGCACGAACATCGAGCAGTGAATCAGGTTGCCGCGCCAGGTTTCGTAGGCAAAGTCGGTGCTGCCCGTGTACGTAAGCTGCGACTGCGTGAGCAAGTAATTGGGGTCAAACGAGCTCTGGGTGTAAGTCGCCGGGTTGGTGTTAACGTCCTCGAAATTATCGGTGCAGCCACTGGCCAGCAACAGGGCGGCACTAGCCAGCACGGCGTGTTTTGGAAATATATTTTTCATGAGAAGGGTAGTCGTTGAAGTGAACCAGTTGGCTGGCATGCGCCTAGAACTTGGCACTCAGGTTGAGGCCCACCGTCCGGGAGGGGGGCACGCCGCCCAGCTCCAAGCCTTGCGAAAAGGCGTTGTAGCTGCCTTCAGGGTCGATGTTGTCGGTCAGGCGCCGGATGAAAAACAGGTTCCGAGCCACCAAGCTCAGCGTCAGGCGCTGCACCTTGTTGTTGAAAAGTGCGCTCGGAAAAGAATACCCCAGCGTCACTTGCCGCAGCTTGATGAAGCCGGCATCCTGCACAAACTGCTTGGACACGTTATTGGCTAGGGTGCCGTAGTAGGTGGCCGCATCCACATTGTCGGGACCGAAAGTACCTTCCCGGTTTTCCAAGGTTGCCTTGTGCAGCCCAAAGATGGTGGCGTAGTAGTCGGTGGCCGAGAAGATTTTGGCGCCAAATTTTCCGTCGATAAGCACGCCCAGGTTGAAGCGCTTGTACATGAAGTCGTTGCTCCAGCCGCCGGTCCAGGGATGGAAAGCGGTGCCATAGGCCGTTAGGTTACCCCGGGCGGGAGTGCCGTTTGGCGTCAAGGCAATGCTGCCATCGGTGTTGTATTTGTAGTCGTAGGCCAGCACCTGGCCAAACGGCTTGTCCACGATCTGGCCTATGAAGCCCGCTCCCGAACGTGAGGTAGCATATACCGACTGCGTTTGGCCAGCCGCCAGCGAAAGCACAGTGCTTTTGTTGTAAGCGGTGTTAAAGGAGGAAGTCCAAGTGAAATTGGTGGTTTTCACTGGTATCACTGTCAGCAGCACCTCCACGCCCTTGTTTTCCAGCTCGCCCGCGTTGAGAACGGCCCCGGAATAGCCGGAGGTGATAGAGGAAGGTGCGTTTACAATTTCGTTGGTCGACTTCTTTTTGTAGAACGTCAAATCCAGGCGTACGCGGCTGTCCAGGAAGCCCAGTTCGGTGCCAAACTCAAGTTCCGTTGCTTGCGAAGCCAGCAGCCCGCGGTTCGGAATATTGGCGTTATCGGGGTTGCCGAACGGTATGCCCAGCAGCGTCGACGACGACAGCGCGTAGCTTAACTGCGTCTGGTAAGGATTGGTGGCCTGGCCGACTTTCGAGTAGCCCGCCCGGAGCTTACCGAAAGTCAAGACCTGAGGTTTCCAAAGCTCGGTGAACACAAACGAGCCGCTCACCCCCGGATACGTGATGCTCAAGTCGTTGTCGACGCCGGGCGTGGCCAGTGTGGAAAACCAGTCACGCCGCAACGTGGCAGTCAGAAATAGCAACTCCCGGTACGAGAAGTCCACTGAGCCGTACACCGACTGGATTTCCTGGTCGCTGAAAATGGGCAGCACCGACCTAGTCTTGGTGTTGCCGAGGGTGCTGATGCCGAAAATGGCGAAGTCGTTGCCGAAGTTCTGGAAGCCCTCCTGCTTGGTGCGGCGGTAGCTGGCGCCGAGGTTGGGCGTGAACGAGAAGGTCTCGCCAACCGCAAAGGTTTTGCCTACCAGCCCGTCGGCGTTGAGGTCAGTGAACCGCGACGTTATTTCCGTGATGCTGCCCAACGGACGGTAGGCCGTGCCCGAAGGAGTTACGTTGGTAATACGGTCCGAATACGCATCGCGCCCCACCCGGCCCTGCAGAAATAAGCCGTTGTCGAGCGTATAACGCGCCGACACCGACGAAAGCAACCGCTCGCGCGTGGTGTTGTTAATGAAGTTGTTGGCCGCGAAATACGGATTGGTGTTGTACACGTTGCCCGTATTGAACGTCAGTTCACTACCGTCGGCCTTGGTGCCCGGCTGCAAGGTGCGCACGTCCAGGCTGGTGGGCAGAAAGGCCACGTTGAAGTTGGCGTTGCCGGCCCCGTCCGAGAGAATCGGCCGGTTTTTGGCTTGCTCGAGAATGTAGTTGGCCCGCGCATCGATGGTTAAGTGCTTGAACGGGTCGAACGTACCCACGAAGTTGAACGTCTGCCGGTCGAGGCGCGAATTGGGCACCACCGCGGTATTAGACAAGTCACTGGCCGACAACCGCACCGAACCCCCGGTGAAGCTTTTATTGAATGCCACAGTGTTAGTGAAGCTGCCCCCGTCGCGGTAGAAGTTGCGGATATTGTCTTTCTGCGCCACGTAAGGCCGCTCCGTCCCGTCGAACTGCACCACGTTGGAACCGTCGAGGCGGCCGCCCCAGCTGGAGTTGCCATCGGTAGACGCGGCGGTTGCCGAAGTGGGCTTTAAGTTATTGGCTCCTTGACCGTACTCGTACTGCCAATCGG from the Hymenobacter tibetensis genome contains:
- a CDS encoding helix-turn-helix domain-containing protein encodes the protein MASSPLFRVGANPVLFPPPEVVGRLRQTFEHLLTTLHSTYPHKHDLARAYVQVLLHEALQLAPIEVNERPGTAAVRLSRLFLDLLDRQFPRSSPAQPLLLRNANEFARQLAVHPNHLNKALKETTGKTTTAHIASKLLVEARALLRHSNWSLAEISYCLGFDYTTNFHNFFKRHTGQSPSQYRRQPVVLS
- a CDS encoding SusC/RagA family TonB-linked outer membrane protein, with the protein product MKRSTWLTLLPVLGLHSLAQAQTKTVSGKVTDSKGGALPGVTVIVQGTQQGLSTGADGSYSIGVPDNATLVFSSIGYDSKTVAVGSQAVVDVSLVESAQTLNEVVVTALNVSRDRRTLGYSVTEIKGTSLTEARETNVANSLVGKVAGLNVNSTSGGPGASSNVIIRGASSLNQTNQPLYVINGVPVESQPSGGAGATIGNSGGQYDNAPDFGDPISNINPDDIESISVLKGAAASALYGYRAKAGVILITTKSAKGNDGLEFNSNYVVQRVFNLTDWQYEYGQGANNLKPTSATAASTDGNSSWGGRLDGSNVVQFDGTERPYVAQKDNIRNFYRDGGSFTNTVAFNKSFTGGSVRLSASDLSNTAVVPNSRLDRQTFNFVGTFDPFKHLTIDARANYILEQAKNRPILSDGAGNANFNVAFLPTSLDVRTLQPGTKADGSELTFNTGNVYNTNPYFAANNFINNTTRERLLSSVSARYTLDNGLFLQGRVGRDAYSDRITNVTPSGTAYRPLGSITEITSRFTDLNADGLVGKTFAVGETFSFTPNLGASYRRTKQEGFQNFGNDFAIFGISTLGNTKTRSVLPIFSDQEIQSVYGSVDFSYRELLFLTATLRRDWFSTLATPGVDNDLSITYPGVSGSFVFTELWKPQVLTFGKLRAGYSKVGQATNPYQTQLSYALSSSTLLGIPFGNPDNANIPNRGLLASQATELEFGTELGFLDSRVRLDLTFYKKKSTNEIVNAPSSITSGYSGAVLNAGELENKGVEVLLTVIPVKTTNFTWTSSFNTAYNKSTVLSLAAGQTQSVYATSRSGAGFIGQIVDKPFGQVLAYDYKYNTDGSIALTPNGTPARGNLTAYGTAFHPWTGGWSNDFMYKRFNLGVLIDGKFGAKIFSATDYYATIFGLHKATLENREGTFGPDNVDAATYYGTLANNVSKQFVQDAGFIKLRQVTLGYSFPSALFNNKVQRLTLSLVARNLFFIRRLTDNIDPEGSYNAFSQGLELGGVPPSRTVGLNLSAKF
- a CDS encoding NAD-dependent epimerase/dehydratase family protein; amino-acid sequence: MNKQQQPSRPRILVTGGAGKLGKVCVADLLAHGYDVFVVDTVPVKGVPGIIADLADFGQTLDALSSVGQEIYAGVAPQAFTAIVHLAAFPTPRQYPDAHLFQNNIMGTYNIFEAARRLGINQVIWASSETTLGEPFDGAAPYAPVDEDYPLRAKSAYALAKVLMEDMARQFCYQTPALKLVGLRFSNVMEPADYARFPAYNDDPEERKWNMWSYIDARDGAQAIRKAIEWQATGMHAFIIANADTVMTTPSAELMATTFPTVPLKKEVAGHETLLSIEKARRVLGYEPEFSWREAKSLESKK
- a CDS encoding SDR family oxidoreductase; translation: MENGIAGKVVAITGASSGIGEATALLLAERGATVVLGARRPEPLAALTERITAAGGQASYLVTDVRQREDVAQLVQLALTQYGRLDVLVSNAGISPISRLDELRVDDWEAMIDVNLKGVLYGIAAALPVFRQQEAGHFVHVLSTSGLVITPTMGVYAGTKNAVRAITEALRQEAGPHLRVTGVSPGFVQTNLASSISDAAVQTQIQDKMEELAIPPAAIARAIAFAIEQPANVDVGELVVRPTAQG
- a CDS encoding beta-N-acetylhexosaminidase — translated: MLFTLTLKARVCGLLATGLLASQVALAQSTEIPAQSLGLVPLPREVKAYAATYALPQKISVYAASPAERNVATLLQGMLTSLGKTVTLTTNRQAAQIVLATAAATSPEAYQLVVDKAGIKITAAGGPGLFYGTQTLLQLLPPRAAATAKVPYVRISDQPAFQWRGGMLDVCRHFFPVSFVKKYIDFLAAYKMNTFHWHLTDDQGWRIEIKKYPKLTEISAFRSETLLGAQQQMKTPADFKYDGTPYGGFYTQEQIKDVIAYAQKRYVTIVPEIEMPGHSVAILAAYPELACKPGPYQTWTKWGVNEDIVCPTEPTFRFFEDVLTEVSALFPGKYIHIGGDEAPKARWKESAAVQEIMKREGFTDVEKVQGWFNRRIEKFLQSKGKKLIGWDEILEGGIAPSAAVMSWRGEKGGIEAAQHGHDVVMTPTTNLYLDYGQNPQPHSPYEPLMIGGYLPLAKVYSYNPLPKELTPEQQKHIMGVGANMWTEYITTPEKAEYMLFPRFLAAAEVAWTPAALKSYEAFLPRMGQQFARLDAKKINYRVPEPLGLDSATVVKQGNKAVLTLRTLVPGSQIRYTLDGKMPDETTDLYTKPFTVPQNRQITVRAVTVAPNGRKSPPVQLLIN
- a CDS encoding SusD/RagB family nutrient-binding outer membrane lipoprotein, whose product is MKNIFPKHAVLASAALLLASGCTDNFEDVNTNPATYTQSSFDPNYLLTQSQLTYTGSTDFAYETWRGNLIHCSMFVQGMATVIGYWAGDKYLLNEGYTAAYWEKSYSEQVKSVTDLVEQTRNKPQYKNLHQISRIMRALIMERITDIYGDVPYVEAGQGYYTGIITPKYDKQEDIYADLLKEVSEATAALDPTADITANDVFYKGNIEQWQRFGNTLLLRMAMRLTKVNEATAKQYATQVQGKTMQSNADNAIVLHDVVGGRTTQNRNSQVLLGDGGQEHYYVKWSKTFIDYLKTNNDPRLAKIAVTRLYTSDATKTPSQTPISTVAAQKGLPNGRDLSGRAAYDVSTAPDYTSIPDYSSPNPGMIKRNGPTFVLTYAESELLLAEAAQRWGLGSAQQHYNAGVTAAITYLNQYDATMDIPASEAAAYLTAHPYSASNGLRLINTQYWAHTNTMLDFYESWSNWRRTGFPELTPVVYPNSATSGQIPRRLPYPTAEITSNPNNYRTASAAVTGGDNLTGRVWWDK